Proteins from a genomic interval of Drosophila virilis strain 15010-1051.87 unplaced genomic scaffold, Dvir_AGI_RSII-ME tig00001239, whole genome shotgun sequence:
- the LOC116649861 gene encoding splicing factor 3A subunit 2-like: MDFQNRAGGKTGSGGVASWSETNRERKERLRQLALETIDLNKDPYFMKNHLGSYECKLCLTLHNNEGSYLAHTQGKKHQENLARRAAKEAKDAPSSLLAPEKPRVEPKKFVKIGRPGYRVTKQREPTNGQQSLLFQIDYPEISDGIVPRHRFMSAYEQKIEPPDRKWQYLLFAAEPYETIGFKVPSREVEKTEGKFWTHWNRDTKQFFLQFAFKFEPKILPPPPPNLHRALGPPAGFPMPGPPRPTMHPMFNGVPPPPPM; encoded by the coding sequence aTGGATTTCCAGAATCGCGCCGGTGGCAAAACCGGTAGCGGTGGCGTCGCCTCCTGGTCAGAGACAAATCGCGAGCGAAAAGAACGTCTGCGACAGCTAGCGCTCGAAACCATCGATCTAAACAAGGATCcgtattttatgaaaaaccatCTTGGCTCCTATGAGTGCAAACTGTGCCTGACTCTCCACAATAACGAAGGGAGCTACTTGGCGCACACGCAGGGCAAAAAGCATCAGGAGAATTTGGCCCGTCGTGCTGCCAAAGAGGCCAAAGATGCGCCCTCTTCGCTTCTAGCGCCCGAGAAACCGCGCGTGGAGCCCAAGAAGTTTGTGAAAATCGGCCGTCCCGGCTACCGTGTGACAAAACAGCGTGAACCCACCAATGGTCAGCAGTCGCTGCTGTTCCAGATCGACTATCCAGAGATAAGTGACGGCATTGTGCCGCGCCATCGCTTCATGTCCGCCTATGAGCAAAAGATTGAGCCGCCAGATCGCAAGTGGCAGTATCTGCTCTTTGCGGCCGAACCGTATGAGACAATTGGCTTTAAGGTGCCGTCGCGGGAAGTGGAAAAAACTGAGGGCAAGTTCTGGACGCACTGGAATCGAGATACCAAGCAATTCTTTTTGCAGTTTGCGTTCAAATTTGAGCCAAAGATattgccaccgccgccgccgaatCTGCATCGCGCCTTGGGACCGCCAGCCGGCTTTCCCATGCCGGGACCACCACGTCCGACCATGCATCCCATGTTCAATGGCGTGCCGCCACCACCACCCATGTAA
- the LOC116649862 gene encoding uncharacterized protein, whose translation MEEAEKHCFKTPAMANARQNQPKNNKIPMSASQPPSRNAGPSPKRIINKIPLDFNKLKQVGLHMKLAEALSKQNMNAAKNIASATTALAPTSATSAAAAQPNATTPAMHSQKQPQREHQTASKSVRNNSPASATEPSSHIKALIKNKIMNKSAQSQMHQQPTDTTTTAPSTEISGVRSGAASGGFTMPIAKADLTARAKPALLLNLVNQLPKQRATCGSIKPQQQKRQQESRSTPPAPRAGSSPVRAQAQAQAPPAAAATAASAPLAKSPPPLIVLENKVLAPNEKIDLRALRLPNGQSAAVPPSALTIVPTTPNETRNADNLKEPMEKAKDILGKLQGSSAPVKKMILNVNKLKVPREELAQLAKEVRKQAMQHVQQQKQPSTDIPAIIPVPAMGTGLAPSLITTPSPSTRTKICSTTISQVASTSTSSSAIPSKTTIPPSSLITPIVKSCPSPMMASADEAGNNHVSLTATTSRGKPTSSTSSSVEVKAEPEAMNCPPWIS comes from the exons atggaaGAAGCGGAAAAGCATTGTTTTAAAACACCAGCAATGGCCAATGCCAGGCAGAATcaaccaaaaaataacaagaTACCGATGTCTGCCTCGCAGCCGCCGTCGCGCAATGCGGGACCATCGCCCAAACGTATTATCAATAAAATACCATTGgattttaacaaattaaagcAGGTTGGCCTGCATATGAAACTGGCAGAGGCATTgagtaaacaaaatatgaatGCAGCCAAAAATATTGCATCAGCAACGACTGCCTTGGCACCAACATCTGCCACctccgctgcagcagcgcagccAAATGCGACAACGCCTGCTATGCATTCACAAAAGCAGCCGCAACGCGAGCATCAGACTG CTTCAAAATCTGTCAGGAATAATAGCCCAGCGTCCGCGACTGAGCCATCGTCGCATATTAAAGCgcttattaaaaacaaaataatgaaCAAATCCGCACAATCTCAAATGCATCAACAGCCAACAgacacgacaacaacagcgccaAGCACTGAGATTAGTGGAGTACGCTCAGGAGCAGCATCTGGAGGTTTTACTATGCCCATAGCCAAGGCCGACTTGACGGCGCGTGCCAAGCCGGCCCTGTTGCTCAATCTGGTCAATCAGTTGCCCAAGCAGCGAGCAACTTGTGGAAGCATTAAACCTCAGCAACAAAAGAGGCAACAGGAGTCAAGATCAACACCACCTGCGCCACGCGCAGGATCATCACCAGTACgagcacaagcacaagcacaagcaccaccagcagcagcagcaactgcagcatcTGCACCATTGGCGAAATCTCCGCCGCCGCTGATTGTTCTGGAGAACAAGGTGTTGGCTCCCAATGAGAAGATCGATTTGAGAGCTCTGCGGCTGCCCAACGGCCAATCCGCTGCAGTGCCACCCTCTGCGCTAACCATTGTGCCCACTACGCCCAATGAGACCAGAAATGCAGACAATTTGAAAGAGCCCATGGAAAAAGCCAAAGATATTCTGGGAAAATTACAGGGTAGCAGTGCACCGGTCAAAAAAATGATACTGAATGTCAACAAGCTGAAAGTGCCACGTGAAGAGCTTGCCCAGTTGGCCAAGGAGGTGCGGAAGCAAGCAATGCAGCATGTgcagcaacagaagcagcCAAGCACTGACATTCCAGCCATAATACCGGTGCCAGCAATGGGCACTGGGCTAGCTCCCAGCCTAATTACAACTCCATCACCGTCCACAAGAACAAAGATTTGCAGCACAACGATAAGTCAAGTCGCCTCCACCTCCACCTCCTCCTCGGCGATAccatcaaaaacaacaatcccGCCTTCATCATTGATAACTCCAATTGTAAAATCTTGCCCAAGTCCGATGATGGCATCAGCTGACGAAGCAGGCAATAACCACGTCTCGTTGACCGCAACCACATCTAGAGGAAAGCCgacatcatcaacatcatcatctgTGGAAGTTAAAGCAGAGCCGGAAGCGATGAACTGTCCGCCGTGGATTTCATAG